In one Leptolyngbya sp. CCY15150 genomic region, the following are encoded:
- a CDS encoding site-2 protease family protein produces the protein MTSTPPVRAELNDTWLCPDLSLHWVLLQDPDGQRVWLRGKQAAVRHAMTVAEGYALRYFVGRFTIRRVWQMCRQEFSDLPDSFMADLLHKLVDLGILSVGDSAEEPSSAEDVETVAPLRPTTGPRLKESVHWIQTNDGHWILRNPVDITFVQLNDVGKQIVEQLGTEAPVAIASRYGVSIEEMRSLLQQLALTGMLEGTAPPKSPRKKFTPMQLLFFKLPLWNPDSFLGKHIDRLRWIWTKTIWMLLCIALVGTGAIALHQRSNLLWTAQMFLTHLDMGTTITFGLLALAVVTLHELGHAFTLKYYGGIVPEMGFMFMFLMPVAYTNTTDQYSLPKRSQRMLVVGAGVLCQLIIATLAFWLWNSLAVGSWLWRMSFLLFAASVFTVAVNLNPLAKFDGYYLAVAATGINNLRQRSLQFYGNLLTGKPSQEQGGDRWVLAVYAPFSFMYVLSVFGFLFLNVANWTLTYLPITSLVLLAIWATYFYLAPDPQN, from the coding sequence ATGACATCTACCCCGCCTGTCCGCGCTGAACTGAATGATACCTGGCTTTGCCCAGATCTAAGCCTACACTGGGTGCTGCTGCAAGACCCAGATGGGCAGCGTGTTTGGCTGCGGGGAAAACAAGCGGCAGTACGTCATGCCATGACGGTGGCGGAAGGATATGCTTTGCGGTACTTTGTGGGACGGTTTACTATCCGACGCGTGTGGCAGATGTGTCGGCAGGAGTTTTCAGACCTGCCCGATAGCTTCATGGCTGATCTGTTGCATAAGCTGGTTGACCTAGGCATTCTCAGCGTCGGTGATTCTGCGGAAGAGCCGTCTTCGGCTGAGGATGTAGAGACTGTAGCCCCCCTCCGTCCCACAACAGGGCCGCGTCTCAAAGAGTCTGTGCATTGGATTCAAACGAATGATGGCCACTGGATTTTGCGGAACCCAGTGGATATCACCTTTGTGCAGCTTAACGATGTGGGTAAACAAATTGTGGAGCAACTGGGGACAGAGGCTCCGGTGGCGATCGCTTCCCGGTATGGCGTATCGATAGAAGAGATGCGATCGCTGCTTCAGCAATTGGCGCTTACGGGGATGCTGGAAGGCACCGCGCCGCCCAAGTCGCCCCGCAAGAAGTTTACGCCCATGCAGTTGTTATTTTTTAAGCTGCCTCTGTGGAATCCGGATTCATTTCTTGGCAAGCATATTGATCGACTGCGGTGGATTTGGACGAAGACAATCTGGATGCTGCTGTGCATTGCCTTGGTAGGGACAGGGGCGATCGCTCTCCACCAACGAAGTAACTTACTGTGGACGGCCCAGATGTTTCTGACCCATCTAGATATGGGAACGACCATCACCTTTGGGCTCTTGGCCTTAGCGGTGGTGACGCTGCACGAACTGGGTCATGCCTTTACCCTGAAATACTACGGTGGTATTGTGCCAGAAATGGGCTTTATGTTCATGTTTTTGATGCCTGTAGCTTATACGAATACTACCGACCAGTATAGTTTGCCCAAGCGATCGCAGCGGATGCTGGTGGTGGGAGCTGGGGTGTTGTGTCAGTTGATCATTGCTACCCTTGCCTTTTGGCTCTGGAATAGTTTGGCGGTGGGCAGTTGGCTATGGCGGATGAGTTTTTTACTCTTTGCGGCTTCTGTCTTTACAGTTGCAGTCAACCTGAATCCCTTGGCTAAGTTTGATGGCTATTACCTGGCGGTGGCCGCAACGGGAATCAATAACCTAAGACAGCGATCGCTGCAGTTCTATGGCAATTTATTAACCGGTAAGCCTAGTCAAGAACAGGGAGGCGATCGCTGGGTTTTAGCCGTTTACGCACCTTTTAGTTTTATGTATGTTCTATCCGTCTTTGGTTTTTTGTTTCTCAATGTTGCTAACTGGACTTTAACCTACCTGCCGATCACGAGTCTTGTATTACTCGCCATTTGGGCAACCTATTTCTATCTGGCTCCAGATCCGCAAAACTAA
- a CDS encoding efflux RND transporter periplasmic adaptor subunit, which translates to MTIQRPSQHLSQPSTQPSPFRVVPPTAPAAQSPAPPAAPKVPAAVAQPSWKRRVMVWGAIALGFGGISMIPLDYQVGGDVELSWRETARQSVHAPMPAMVERVLVQTGDRVQPGQPILQLVSRDLEREIADVQEKLAQAYRSLEQAEQEHTRSQAALLQAIAQEQATRDRASRVLSRVSQLEQGVLLPEMQILQVEQQRLEERLLEASDKISRYEELLADGAIASQRVNDERSIYLDIERDLAANVERMRMVQRQLQDEAIGESGNVAYQEASVLASQLIVEGSQQISAQQNIILTLEQRLQHLQQERSQLMLTATTEGTVITSDLDLLVGKEVRSEGALIEIAELSQLVANVEIKEEDLEYVQIGKDVSFRPRQSKLESYGGKVDDILNNVEVDATQQQRVAMVRVVIDNPEERLRLGATGYAKIYSERIFLYERLGRELLRLIPERFL; encoded by the coding sequence ATGACGATCCAGCGTCCATCCCAGCATCTGTCTCAGCCTTCTACTCAACCCAGTCCCTTTCGAGTGGTGCCCCCAACGGCTCCGGCAGCCCAATCTCCGGCCCCTCCAGCGGCTCCTAAGGTTCCTGCGGCGGTGGCACAACCATCGTGGAAACGGCGAGTGATGGTGTGGGGAGCGATCGCTCTGGGATTTGGTGGCATCAGCATGATTCCGTTGGATTACCAAGTGGGTGGAGACGTAGAGCTAAGCTGGCGGGAGACGGCGCGACAGTCGGTTCATGCACCTATGCCAGCTATGGTAGAGCGAGTGTTGGTACAAACGGGCGATCGCGTGCAGCCAGGGCAGCCCATTCTACAGTTGGTGAGTCGGGATCTGGAGCGAGAAATTGCGGATGTGCAGGAAAAGCTAGCCCAAGCCTATCGCAGTTTAGAGCAGGCAGAGCAGGAGCATACTCGTTCCCAAGCGGCTCTCTTGCAGGCGATCGCTCAGGAACAGGCTACCCGCGATCGCGCCAGTCGGGTGTTGAGTCGAGTGAGTCAGTTAGAGCAGGGAGTGTTGTTGCCGGAGATGCAGATTTTGCAGGTAGAACAGCAACGCTTAGAAGAACGATTGCTAGAAGCATCAGACAAGATCAGCCGCTATGAAGAATTATTGGCGGATGGAGCGATCGCCTCTCAGCGAGTGAACGATGAGCGCAGTATTTATCTAGATATTGAGCGAGATCTAGCAGCCAATGTAGAACGGATGCGCATGGTGCAGCGCCAGCTACAGGATGAGGCTATTGGGGAATCGGGCAATGTTGCCTACCAAGAAGCGAGTGTTCTGGCGTCCCAACTGATTGTAGAGGGGAGTCAGCAGATTTCGGCTCAGCAGAACATTATTTTAACCCTAGAACAGCGTCTTCAGCATTTGCAACAGGAGCGATCGCAGCTCATGCTCACAGCTACGACAGAAGGAACCGTTATTACCAGTGATTTAGATTTATTAGTGGGTAAGGAGGTTCGTTCAGAAGGTGCGCTGATAGAGATAGCAGAGCTCAGCCAACTTGTGGCGAACGTAGAGATTAAGGAAGAAGATTTGGAATATGTGCAAATTGGAAAAGATGTGTCGTTCCGTCCCCGTCAATCTAAGTTAGAAAGCTATGGTGGTAAGGTTGATGATATTCTCAACAACGTAGAAGTAGATGCAACCCAGCAGCAGCGGGTGGCAATGGTACGTGTTGTGATTGATAATCCAGAGGAGCGCCTGCGCCTAGGGGCAACGGGCTATGCCAAGATCTATTCTGAGCGAATTTTTCTGTATGAACGTTTGGGGCGGGAACTGCTCCGGTTGATTCCAGAACGTTTCCTGTAG